A region of Toxorhynchites rutilus septentrionalis strain SRP chromosome 1, ASM2978413v1, whole genome shotgun sequence DNA encodes the following proteins:
- the LOC129761644 gene encoding protein unc-13 homolog B-like, protein MRACILMNNIQQLRVQLEKMFDSMGGDKLEEDAANILKELQQNLNTALDDLATLFAKSLEPRITGSVRELGDLLQQVKQQTSLFHAPPTDDANMIAMEADEVLRPLMDLLDGSLSMYAQSCEKTVLKRLLKELWKIVIRTLEKTIVLPPMTDRTMVFKHLTNNAKNLAANAKIEDMSRLIKNHMGGKQDAKSVLSGVMDISKEIEKNLSPKQCAVLEVALDTIQQYFHAGGNGLKKPFLEKSSELQSLKYALSLYTQTTDTLIKSFVSGQGASEGKFSCTRMSQTNLTLIFAERGISHDDASVGEVSIQIDVSSNPENGEQKISVKVIAANYNNRL, encoded by the exons ATGAGAG CTTGTATTTTGATGAACAACATACAACAACTTCGGGTCCAATTGGAGAAGATGTTCGATTCGATGGGCGGCGATAAGTTGGAGGAGGACGCCGCCAACATCCTGAAGGAGCTGCAGCAGAATCTGAATACTGCCTTGGATGATCTTGCAACGCTGTTTGCTAAGAG CTTGGAGCCTCGAATCACGGGTAGTGTTCGCGAGCTGGGTGACCTGCTGCAGCAGGTCAAACAGCAGACTTCCCTGTTCCACGCACCGCCCACGGACGATGCCAACATGATTGCGATGGAAGCGGACGAAGTTCTGCGACCGCTGATGGATCTGCTCGACGGCTCCCTCTCGATGTACGCCCAGTCCTGCGAGAAGACTGTCCTGAAGCGACTGCTGAAGGAGCTCTGGAAGATAGTCATCCGGACGTTGGAGAAGACCATCGTGCTACCACCGATGACCGACAGAACG ATGGTCTTCAAACACCTCACCAATAACGCCAAGAACCTGGCAGCCAACGCGAAGATCGAGGACATGTCTCGGCTTATCAAAAACCACATGGGTGGCAAGCAGGATGCGAAGAGTGTGCTCAGCGGTGTCATGGATATCTCCAAAGAG ATCGAGAAGAATCTGTCGCCGAAGCAGTGCGCCGTGCTGGAGGTCGCGCTGGACACCATCCAGCAGTACTTCCACGCCGGCGGTAACGGACTGAAGAAGCCTTTCCTGGAAAAATCTTCCGAGCTGCAGAGTTTAAAGTACGCACTGAGCTTGTACACCCAGACGACGGATACGCTGATCAAGTCCTTCGTCTCCGGTCAGGGCGCTTCGGAGGGTAAGTTCTCGTGCACACGAATGTCACAAACCAACCTAACTCTAATCTTTGCAGAAAGAGGAATCAGTCACGACGATGCCTCGGTGGGTGAGGTGTCGATCCAAATCGATGTCTCCTCCAATCCGGAGAATGGCGAACAGAAGATTTCCGTCAAGG TAATCGCCGCCAACTATAACAACAGactatag